The following DNA comes from Balneolaceae bacterium.
TTCCCGCCTTTTTTGTTCAAACAAACATCCCGGATATCGGATTACCAGGTAAATACTGCTCTGCCCGATTCGATCTACCAAAAAGACGAGATACTTATGCAGGCTGACTCAACTTTTATAGCGGAAAGAGAAATGGAGATTGAAAGGATACCCCTCACCGCTGACGAAACAACAGCATATCAGACCATTGACAGCACAAGAACTTTTGAGGAAGCCTTTAAGCCGGAAGGTTTTTTAGCCAGAATGGTAGCTGAGGAGGATGGTTCAGCGGACGATGATTCCGGTTTTTTAAATTTGTTGACAAACTGGCTACCCGATGGGTTAGGTGTTCGTGGACATTTCAACAGGATGGATGGTTATCATTTAGGACTTAACTATGAAAATGAGTTTGATGATACAGGATTTAAAATATCTGGATTTGGTGGATATAGTTTTCACAGCGAAATGTGGGATGTGGGGATTAACCTGAACCAGGAACTTTTTGAAGTTGGGAATACTGATATTGGTTTGAATGCTGGTTTCGAACAAATAACCGATGTACGATTTGAATCCCGATTCTATTCACTTGGAATGAACAGTGTGCAATCCTTGATAGGAACCGAGGACTATTTTGATTATTTCAGAAATGAAAAAATGTATGCCGGTATTACACTTGAAGATCTATTTGGAGATACTGACTTAACACTATCAGCCAACAGGGAAAACCATATCTCTTTTGATGAAAATTCAGTGTTTGATTACAGTCTGTTTGGATGGCACAGAACCAGGAGAATCAACCCGCAAATTGAGGATGGAACACTGCATTCTATATCCGGTGAGCTGGCATATAACAAAACCGGAACTGATTTTGGATTTGCCGGCAAAAACCAAGTGATTTTTTCAGCTGAACATAGCAGCGATGCGCTGGGTAGTGATTTTAATTTCACACGATTGAATCTGCGTGCAGATCTGCATATAAACACATTTTACCAGCGGCGGCTATTTGCTAATACGTTGGATCTTACATTTTCAGGCGGAACAGCAATCGGGGATTTACCTCCTCAGCGTTTAGGTATTGCTGATGTTGCTATGGGCAGATTTACTCCATTTGGCGTCATTAAAACTCGTCATTCCCTGCCGTATGCAGGGAGCAAATACTGGACAGTCTACGGTGAACATAATTTCAGAACAATTCCATTTGAACTGCTTGGAATAAATTATTTTGTAGATAAAGGATGGGGAATAATCCTGTTTGGCGGGGCGGGTTATGCGGATTCGAAAGATGTGGAACCGTTCAATCTTCTACTGTCAAATGGAGTTCACACGGAGATTGGGGCGAGTCTTAACAGCGTTTTTGGAGTAGTCCGATTGGATTTTGCCAAGCGTTTAGACGCACCCGGATTTTTTATCGGTTTCAGTGTGCCGCGCTATTTCTAATGGAAAATCTCACCAAAATAAAAAAGGCGAGCCGTAAAGCCCGCCTTCTTAGATCAGATTCAATTAGACCGATTAGTTCATCGGGGTAAATGAATGCGGATTCACAGGATGTGATTCTGCTCGTCGGTTTTTCTCACATCCGGGTGTATTAGCGTCCATTTCGGCCTCGGCACATGGAACTGGTGCTTTACCTAAACCACGAAGCTCAATTCTGTCTTCGGCGATGCCGTTCTGCTTATAGAAATCTGCAACAGAATTTGCTCTCCGTACACTTAACCGGAGGTTATACTGATCGCCGCCAATATGATCTGTGTAGGCGTCAATTCGTACACCAAATGCCTGGGCATCCAGCAGTCTTTCCACATTGAGAGACAACAACTGAGCGGCTCTGTCTCTAATATTTGAACGGTCAAATCCAAAGTTAATAGTGTTCAGTTCTCCTTCTCTGATAAACGGCGGATCTTCTGGATCCAAAGGATTTGTACCCTCTTCAATTTCCAGTCCATCACTGAATCCGTCACCATCAGTATCATTGTTTATCGGGTCTGTTCCGTGAGTGTTCACTTCATCACCATCTGAAAGCCCATCTCCATCTGTATCAGGATTCAGAGGATCGGTTTCGTATTCATTTATTTCATCACCGTCGTTCAGCCCGTCTTCATCTGAATCGGCATTCAATGGATCAGTATTATAAACGTTCACTTCATCACCATCTGAAAGTCCATCCTCGTCAGAATCAGCTACTAATGGATCTGTTCCATGTTCGAAGATCTCATCATAATCATTCAATCCATCTTGGTCTGTATCCGGCTCCAGAGGATTGGTTTCGTACACATAAATTTCGTCGTAGTCATTCACTCCATCTCCGTCACTATCACGCTGTTGAAGTTCTTCATCGGAAAGACTCATCAAATATTCAAGGGTTAACGGATCTGGTTCAGGACCGGGGCCACTCGGGCCACAACCTGCAAACATCAAAGAGGTTATTAAAATTATGGATGATATAAACTTAAATGTTTTGAGCATATCGTATTGGATTATTCAGTTAGCAGTTGTATATGTTTTGGTTCTATTACAAAAATACAGAACGATATTAGTAATCAAAAGGTTTTTTGACTTATAAACCGGAAAGATGATATATTTGATGCCTCGAAAGGGGCTATAGCTCAGCTGGCTAGAGCGTCGCGCTGGCAGCGCGAAGGTCCGGGGTTCGAATCCCCGTAGCTCCACATAAGAGATAAAAGCAAGAGTTGTTTTGGTTTATATTAAGTAGAAAAGCTTTTATCTTACCTATTCGGGGCAAGTTCCATACAGCCAGCTCCCTGTGAACTCCGTCAGGGTCGGAAGGCAGCAGCGGTAGCAGGTCGTAGCGGCGTGATATGGGTAGCTTGCCCTCTTTTTTTATTTGCCCCAAATACTTCACATTTTTTTAAACCTGAGTTAAGGTCAAAGGTCAGAATTACAAACTCTCATCAATATGCCCTGCAATATGTCTGGCATGAATTCTCGTATTTTCAATAAACAGACTGCTGGTATCCATTCCGCCACAGACCACTCCGGCTACGTAAAGTCCTTTCCGGTTGGTTTCTAACGTTTTTTCGTTGTGAACAGGCATCCGTTTTTCATCTTCAGTCAGATCTATGCCCAGTTTTTTCATCAATCCAAAATGAGGATGATAGCCGGTCATAGCCAGTACAAAATCATTCGAAATGGTTTTTATTCCCTCCGGGGTTTGAATGTCCACTTCATCTTCGCGTATTTCTACAAGTTCCGAATTGAAATGAGCGGATATAGATCCTTCCTTGATTCTATTTTCTATATCGGGTAAGACCCAGTATTTAATGGTTTGTTTCAGTTCAGACTCCCTCACAACCATTGTTACATTCGCATTTTTTCTCCATGTTTCAAGTGCGGCATCGGCTCCTGAATTTCCGGCTCCAACAATCACTACATCCTGCCACGCATATTTATGTGGATCATCATAATAGTGAGTAACTTTTGGGAGTTCTTCGCCGGGGATATTCATGAGATTTTCTTGTCCGTAAAAGCCGGTAGCTAACACAACTTTCTCACCCTTGTAACTCCCTTTCGGTGTATTGACCAGGTACTCTCCATCCTTTCCCGTTACAGATTCTACCTCTTCATAGAGGCGAATATTCAAATCATAATGTTCAGCTGCCCGTCGATAATATTCAAGTGCCTCTCCGCGAGTCGGCTTCGGATTATGCGAAATGAATGGAACATTCCCGATCTCCAGTTTGTCAGAGGTCGAGAAAAAAGTCATATTAGCAGGGTAGTGAAAAATGGAATTTACCAGGCATCCCCGCTCGATTATTAAGGAGGGAATATCTCTGTTTTTTAACTCAATAGCCGTTGCCAGCCCAATAGGTCCGGCGCCGATAATAATTACCATAAATAGGGTTTGTTCAGTTTCATTTTAAAAATCAAAAATACGAATCCTGCAGGTAAAATGTCATTAAGCTTGTCGATTGCACAAATAGATGAAATCAGTGAAGATCAGATAAAATCGCAAAAATAATCGCCTATTTTTTTATTAATCCATCCATTTGGCAAGCTCCAAAAACCAACGTGGCCACCCCTTGGTGTAAAATGAGCAGTGATCTTTGAATTTTTCCGAATCTGTTTCACCGGCGTCCACTTGAATGGACACATTGGATCCTGGCGGCTGTGAATTACAAGTGTATCTGTGTTGATTTGATCCACAAAAAAAGCACTTGAACACTGGTAATAGTAGTCCTCTGCATCTTTAAATCCGTGAATAGGCCCGGTAATCTGATCGTCAAATTCATACAATGTAGATCCCCTGAAGGCAGGCAGATCCGGGTATTTGGCTCGTTTTTCTTTCAACTTTTCTGTTAGTGTTTGCAAGAATAGGATGGAGTAGAGCCGGTTGAAACCATTTTCCAGATTCCGGGAACCTTTTTTCAATTCAAAGGGAGTAGAAATGGCAGAGATTGCTTGCAATGGATGATATCTATTATGTTTCTTTAAAAAATTCAGAAGGGCACTGCCTCCAAGAGAGAAGCCCGCTCCAAAAATGGGAGATTTTGGGAAATGATCCTGAACCCATTTAAATACTGTTTCAAGATCATCGGTTTCTCCGGAATGATAAAACTTGCGCTGCCGATTCATTTTTCCTCCACAACTCCTGAAGTTCACCGCAACTGTGGAAAAACCGCGGGTTATTAGATGCTCTGCAAGCTGCGTGATGTAAAATCGCCGTGAATGCCCCTCCAGCCCATGGAATAACACTGCAACCGGACTGGCTGAGCCATTGTCAATTACATCGATTTCAAGGTAATCGTCATCGGGAGTATCAATACTCAGTTTCTCTGAGTGCAGGCCTGGTGATTCAAAAATGAGTGAACAAAGAATGGTGTGAGCATGGCCATTAAAACACCAGGGAGCTGATTTGAATGAAGATTTTTTCTCATGATTCATATGCTAAAAGGTAACAAAGTTGTTTTGAAATCACAGGTAGTTGTGTCTGAAATCATTGAAGATTTTGGCAATCACATTCTTTATCATTTTATCAGAACTTAATCTATGACAACAGTTATGCCCGAATATTCCCAGAAGCAACCCGTGAAGCGAATTGCTGCTATAGACATTGGTACCAACTCTTTTCATGCAGTTATTGTAGATGTATACCCGGATGGAAGTTTTTACACCATTGATAAATTGAAAGAGATGGTTCTGCTTGCGGAAAAGGGGTTTAACAACCGGCTATCTGATGCCGCTTTTGAACGAGCTTTAGATGCACTTCAAAAAATAAAGACCCTGTGTGATCACCAGGGAGCAGAGCGGATATTGGCCTATGCAACCAGTGCAATCCGCGAGGCAGAGAATGGCGGAGAATTAATTCAAAAAGTGATTGACAAAGTGGGTATAAAAATTGTAGCCATTCCCGGACGTGTGGAGGCAGAATTGATTGGACTTGCCGTTCAGCACGGGGTTGAAATGCCTGCCAGTCCCTCGATGATTATGGATCTGGGTGGAGGAAGTGTAGAGTATATTATTGCAAATAAAGAGAAGTTCTTTCATCTAAGCAGTAAAAAACTGGGCGTGGCCAGGATGACATCCCGGTTTGTGGACAACGATCCAATCTCAAAACAGGAGATCCAGAAGCTTGTTGATCATTATCAATCAAATCTCACAGATGTAGCTCAGTCCTTTGCATCACACAGGGCTTCCATGTTGATTGGTTCTTCGGGTACGATGGAAAATATTGCCTTGATGATTGCATACCGGAATAACAAAACCCCGAATTTGAGTGTAAATGAACTTGAGTTTACAGCCAGAGAGTTTTTTGATCTGTATGATGATGTTATCGGGATGAACTATAATGAACGCTCTCAGTTAAAGGGACTTGATGAAAAGCGTATCAGCCTTCTCCCGGCTGGTCTTGTATTGGTTAATTATGTATTGAAAACATTTGGGATTAAGCGGATTAAAATGTCATCGCAGGCACTTCGTGAGGGTATTATCCTTCGGTATATCAAGCAGGAAATGACCTATTTGAAGGAAACAGAATTTATAGAAAGTCCGCGCCGCCGCAGTGTAATGGAACTTGTACATAAGTGTAACTGGCACGAGCAACATTCAAGGCATGTGGCAAAACTTGCACTTCAACTGTTTGATAACTTCCGGGAAGAACTGAGTCTGGAAGAGACAGATCGCGAGTTGCTGGAATATGCCTGTTTTATGCACGATATCGGGTATCATATTTCACACCGAAAACATCATAAGCATGCCCTGTATATTATTCGCAATTCCGATCTGAAAGGATTTAAAGAAAACGAGATTGAGATTATGGCCAACGTATCGCGGTATCACAGGAGATCCACGCCTAAATCGCGCCATAAACATTACGATAAGCTTCCCAAAGAGGAGAAAAAACGAGTAAAGAAACTTTCGGCAATCATCCGTATCGCCGATGGACTGGACCGCAGCCACTATCAAAATGTGCGGGGTTTGGAAATTGAGAAGACAGCCGATCAGGTAATTATTCATATAAAAACAGAGTCTGATCCGCAGCTGGAAATTTGGGGGGCTATGCGGAAAAAAACTTTATTTGAAGAAGTAACCGGAAAAACTCTGAAGATAAGAGAAGTGGAGACATTTTCGCCGGCGATGGTTTAGCTTGGGTTAATTCTCTTCCTGTTGTTTTTGATACTTCTTCAATTTCTGAATGTATTCATACCTTGCTTTTATACCTGTGCGATTTCCATAAAATGTACCCAGTCCACATGCCAGGGCCAAAACAACTAACAGCAAAATTTTATTGGTTAAAGTTGAGGCGCTTACAAAGAGGATCCAAAACGCCGGAGGTAAAAAAATAAATCCGCCAAGAGCATAGTGGGCCTGCGTAGGGGCCGGTACTTTTCTGATAAAACGTTTTACAGCATTATAGGCTAAATTCATATAGATTAGTCCGAAACCTAAAAGTACAACCAGCCCCAGCCAACCCGGCTCTGATACGAGGTAAAGAAACTGATCTGAAAAAATAATGATGGCCAGCGAAATCATAACTACCCATGTTGTGTAAGCAAAAAATCGGGCTTTATCCTGCATATGTAACTATTTTTAGTAACATGATAGGTAATCTAAATTATGGGCATCTAATACCGGCGCGGAACTCTTCCATTCGGAGATGAACTCCTTTCGAGATTGTTTAAAAGAGGTAATTTCTGGAATAAACCTTGAATCTGTCCTCCGGAGAGAGATAACCTGAATGAATAATACTGGAATTCCCCGAATGGGTTGAAGTTGAAAGACAAGTTCCAGCAAACCATCGATCGGTTCAGGCTAAATTGCGAGGGAGTAAGCTCTTTCTCAATAAAATCGTACCCAAGCCGGGTTCTAAAGCTCCATTTTGGAGTCAGGTTAAATTGAATGTTATTGGCATTTAGCACGGCAGATTTTCTGGCATCCTGTCCGTGCCGATAGGTCCATCGATAGCTGAAGTCCAAGCCCATTCTAAATCCACTGTTAAACCCCTGAACAGGTCGCGAAAAAAACCGGGTGTCAACCGGGCTGAAAAATGTTTGATCGTATGGATCGTAGGGCCTGTACTCCGGGGTAGTAATTCTTGCTCCGCGTTGGTTTCCTCCCAGTGTTATATCTGTGGATACACTCAAACTGTAGCTGAGTGGCTGTAAAAATTTGTTGGTATCCTGCCAGATAAACCGGTTAATTTCACGTCCGTCCTGGTCTCTCGTATAAAATGAATACGCGGCACTGGCCCGAATTCTAAAATTGTTTACAGCACTTGAAGAGAGCGAGACATTCATACGTCCGAAATTGAGGCTGTCAGCTGCAAAATTATAGCTCGAAGTTGCTGACAAATTATCAATCAGGCGCAGATTATTTGATTTTACTTCCCCGGTTGAATCTCTTCGAACTCGTTTGGTTTCAAGAATATTCGTAACACCGAAAGACATGGTTCTCTGTTCTCCTGCTCCGGGTCCGCCAAATATGGCATCCTCAAAAATAGAATATTCCTGCGTGTTTCCGAGTGTATCCCGCTGGACTTCACGGTAAATTCCCCACTGGTCGGATGAAAAATCGGGCCTGTAGCTAAAACTTATATTCGGCCGAACGGTATGTCTTACCCCTTCAAAACTTCCCGCCTTTATCTGTGAAATTCCATAAAAAGTAGTGTTAAAACTTAAATTGGTTGAAAAGTCCCGGGTTGTTGTAAAACCAGGTTCTTTAAAAGTTTCGACACGATTATCTTCTTCGTTGAACTCTTTTCGTATTGTGGCAGGATACCAATATTCGTTATAGTTGATCCCGGCGCTCACATTCAGAAATCGGCTGGGGATAAGCTGACCGGCACTAACCTGAGCTCTCTGGATAAAACCGTATTGGAGGTGATCATCCTCGCCGGTGGCCTCCTCATATTTTTGCGGATCTAACAGAGCCTCCAACCAATTTACCTGGGCTGAGTCTGCAGCAATCGGTCGGAAGGTGTAACGGGAGCTGAAGTTGTTTCGGTAATTTATGGAAATTCGTTCATACCACTGTTCATCCATGCCCGGGTTATCGGATTTGAAGGGTGAAAATTGCCGAAGCGAAAAGTTCATTTCGGGACCTGTAAGGCGAGTGGTATTTGTAGAAAATTGCTGGTTGAGGTTCGAGCTCACACTAAAATTATATGTATTTTCGGGATGACTATACCGGTAGGATACACGAGATGTTGTACTTGTTTCGGCGCGTTCATCCAGATCAAATGAATTTCTTCGAAAATAGTCAGCAGTTCTTAGATTTATATTTGCAGAAAGTGAAGCGTACGGTGAAAGTTCCTGGCTGTGATTAACCGATAATCGTTTGGTGGTTGTTTCCGTAAAACCTGGATCAGTCGGCTCAAGACCTCTCTCTTTTGAATATCCAATGGTCACACTCCCGTTAAAATTACCGGTTTTCCTGTACTGCATGCGGGTTTCGTTAAAAATGGTGCCGGATGTAAAAACATCGAATGAAGTTTGTGCGGTAAAGTAGTCACTAAAGTATTGAAACCAACCCAGATTTTGCAGGCCAATACCCCTGGCACCGGTGTTTTGAAATGAATACGTAGGCTCCAATAAACCAGACTGTCTCTGCTCAAAACCAGCGGGAACATATCCAAAGGGAAAAACCAGCGGATAGGGAATATCAAGAATAAATAAACGGGCATTGGTAAAAAATATCTCCTCCTCTTCAACGACTTTCATCCGTTGGGCCTGGATATAGTAATACATGTGTTCCGGAGGGCAGGTGGAATAAATTCCATCCTCAATAAAAACTTCATCCCGCGAAACATTTTTAACTTTTGTACCAATCAGGTGGCCGTCTGCCATACTCATTTCGGCAACCTCAAATTTACCGCGTTCTGTTTCGTAGTTAAATAAAATACGCGTACTACGAAGTTCCTGGTCGTCGCGTGTTAGAACTGGGTGGGAGAGCGTATCCTGTGCGGAACTGGCAGTAGCCTGTAACTGGCTTTTATCGAGATTTAATTCAATAGTGCCGGCTTTCAAGTTTCCGCTTTCATGGGTCACAGTTGCGGCGCCGTAGAGCATGGCAATTCGTTGCTCACCGAAGGTAAATGTGAGGGAATCGCGAGCCTGGAAGTTGACCGATCCTTCAGTGGCTTGTCGGTCGGCACTGCGGTTTTGTGCTGTTTGTTGGGTAGCTGAGCCCGGATCGAGTCCCGGAGGTGGTTGTTGTTCACCTGGTTGAAAATTTCCGGGAATGGGAGTTGAAGTTGTATCTGAAGGGCTTACCTGCAGACTGTCTGCTTCAACCTGGCCATACGCGTTTCTGCTTCCCAAAAAAAGGAATAGGACGAGTAAAAAAAGCCAAATTTTATGGTTTCCAGCAATATGAATCAGCATGCTTTAAGCTAAGCATCACAGCTCTTCAAACGCAAGGCTGGCTGCTCCAAGAAGTGCGGCGTCATTTCCCAGCGATTCATAAATAATATCAAAATCTTCGCGGTAGGGGGGCATCAGGTATTTTGTGGCTGTGGTTTTAGCCGGATCAAGAATAAATTTACCGGCCTTGGCTACACCACCACTCACTACAATTTTTCTGATATCGAGGGTATGTATATAATTTACAATGGCATAGCCAAGTTTTTCGCCGGTTTTCCTGAGGATTTCAATAGCAAGTTCATTCTTCTCCTTGGCAGCGTGATACAGATCTACCGGTTCCAGTTTTTCGAAATCTTTGTGAAAGGTTTTGTACAGGGGGTTGTCTTCATGCTGGCGAATGGTATCTGCAGCATAGCGGCTCAAAAACCGCTGACCAAGATAAGCTTCAATTCCGCCGCGCGTATTGCTGTTCGAAAGCGGTCCATGGTAATCGATGATTACATGACCCAGTTCGGCCGCCATTCCGTTTGTACCGCGGTAAATTTTATTGTTGTAAATGATACCTCCGCCAACACCCGTGCCGAGTGTAATCATAATGAAATCATCAAAATCTTTACCCACTCCAAAACGGGCAGAACCAAAAGCGGCAAGATTGGCGTCGTTTCCAATTACACAATTATAACCGGTACGTTTTTTGAGAGCATCGGCAACATTTTCGACGTTAAATCCCGGAAGGTTTGGTGGATTTTTTACCGTTTTTCGGTCCATGCTTACCATTCCCGGCATTCCCATTCCAATTCCAATCGGCTCTTCACCGTGTCCATCCAAAAGATCTGATACAGCCATTGCAATCCTGTCGTACACATGTTCTTTACCCATATCAGCGTGGGTGGGGATGCAACTTGTTGTTATGAATCCTTTCTTTTTATCTACCAGTGCGGCTTTAATATTTGTACCGCCTAAATCAATACCTATTGCAATCATATCTCAATATTTTGTGACAACAGATCTGTAAAAAAGGAAAAATATTTAAAGGAAAGCATAAGGTATTATTCAGTTTTTTCGACTTTATAAACCGTCTCATTTGGTTTTTTCATACCGTAGTCTTCCCGGGCAATTTTCTCAATCAGATCAGGATTATTTTCAAGTTCTTCAATTTTTTTGTCAAGTTCAGCCGCTTTCTGCTCATACTCAGCTGTTCGTTCAATCAAATCTTCTTTTTGATTTTCCAACTGAATTTTGGTCATTAAGCTGTAAGTATCAAAAAAAAGAAACCAAATAACGATACAGGCAGCAAGCAAGCTGATGAGCAGTGACTTATTCCAATGTAAAGGATTTAAATACTCGGAGTTCATGGTTCTGTATCTATATTTTTACGAAATTAATTCAAATTAAGCGTAGAAACAAAACCGAATGTCTCTATTTGTGGGTGAAAGAAGATTAAATGTTGGGTGTTTTATTGTATTTCTGTTGATTTTTTTTACGGAATCATTAGCTGCACAAAAGGCTGATACCAGTTCGATTGAATGGGTTAAAGTCTTTTTTAATATGCCTGCCGATCATACCGTGGCGAAAGAGAGTAACCTGGCAAATGATGAAGCTGATCTCCTGCAAACATTGATAGATCTTATTGATTCTGCAAAGTACAGTGTAGACTTGGCAGCTTATGATCTTGAGAATCTAAGAGTGGGAGAAGCTCTGACCCGGGCTGCAGAACGGGGAGTACAGGTTCGGGTAGTGACCGATTACTACAATCGGTTTAATGATCGGGAACTGGATGAAAAGATGTGGGAGATGTTGAGGAATGCGGGGATTTACAGCATTGATGACGGAGGTGAGGTTTTCCATCCGGACGGGTCGGTCACCTCAAACCGTTTGACAGGAGCCAGTTATGATATGCACAATAAATTTGCTGTTATAGACATACTCAGTAACAATCCCGAGGATTATTATGTATGGACCGGTTCTATGAACCTGACCTACACAGGCCCCATCAACACCAACAACACAATTCTGATTAAAGACAGTGATATTGCTGAAGCGTATCATGAAGAATTCAGACAGATGTGGGGTGGAAACAGGGAAGTTCCAAACCCGGAAAAGGCACGATATCATAAAGATAAACGGTATGTTGGCGAACGTGTGTTTTTTGTGGATTCAACCAAAGTGGAACTCTATTTTGCACCCATCAACAGGGACGATACCAAGCCTTCTCCTGCTGAAAGAATTCATGAATTGATTGAAAAAGCGCAACTCGACGTAAACTTTCTGGCGTTTGCCATCACACATGATATCCCGATGAGTCAGGAGATGTGGAGGCGTTCTTTTTCTGATGGGATTAGATTACAGGGATTAATCGATCCGCGATTTTATGCACAGTACAGGAATGCCGGTGTGATCTGGGCCACACCCGAATCGCAACTGGGAACGCGAAATATCAGGCAGGCCAACGAACTGAGAACCCTGCACAGTAAAATTATGCTGATAGATGTGACACAACCGTTTGAGAATAATCGCGGAATTGCCATTACCGGTTCGTATAATTATTCAAACAATGCAGAGCAAAATAACGACGAGAATCTGCTGATTATTCACTCTCCACTGATCGCAAACCAATACTACCAGGACTTTATGGGCGCGATGAACCGTTCAATGGGAATATCTTCACCTCCGGTTCCGCAAATTTATACAGATGAATGGTATCCTGTGAAGGACGTCATTGACGGGAACCTGTTTGAAATAGAGCTCGCTGAGGGATTTGGATACCCGGTTCGGCTACTCGGTGTAGATGCCCCGCGAATTTATGTTGGACAAGATTCATCTGAATATTATTCCGGCCAGGCTGCGGTTTTTCTGTCTAATTTATTAGAGGATAAAGAGGTGCGATTGGAGGGATATGATGCCGGGGTGCCGGAATCGCGCTATGGCTCGTTCAGGGCTTATGTTCAGGCACGGGATGAGAGCGGAGAAGTTATGAATGTGAATTCAGAGATGATTAAAAAAGGGTTTGGAGAGTGGACCCCCTACTATCGTCAGCAGCCGGATTCAATTGATACTTTTCAGCGACTCACCCGATTGGCAAAAAGTATGAGAATTGGAATGTGGAAGGCCCCCGATCGTATTGGAGAAAAAATTGCTCGTGTAGAATTGGGCAGCGACGGGGAAAAAAGAGATGTTACATTTCCGATTAACATTAATATTGCAGATGAAACGACTCTGCAGGCGTTGACCGGTATCGGCCCGGCCTATGCTACCCGAATTGTAAAGTACCGCTTTGAGCATGGTTTGTTCAGCGATATTGAAGAACTGACTAATATTCGTGGAATTGGCCCGGTTACTATGCAGAAATTAAGGCCGTACGTAACGATAGAATAGCAGTTATCATCTGCTGGATTACTTGTGTCCTCAGCATGAATTTTAGATAAGTTGTATTCGAAGCTATCAGATGATTAGGTTTTTCAGATCCATAATAAGCAATGCTAAATCATGATTTCGTTAGCTGCTACCAAAAGATTTATTATCATAGGCAGTTATAATCCAAAAGTTAGAATTGAATGCAGTCAAAGATTTTAAATATTGATAAAGTACATAGCAGCCGGGGAGTATCACTGTTCATTTTAATTCTCTTTCTAAGTCTGGCAGGATGTGTGAAGGAGCAAAAGCAGCAACTGAACTCCTCCAAAACGGAATCGTTGGCGAACGCTTATCGGGATCATTTCAAAATTGGTGTAGCCCTGAACCGGTTCCAGGTAAACGGTGAAATACCCAAAGCCACTCCATTAATCAAACAACATTTCAATTCTGTTACTCCTGAAAATCTGCTCAAATGGGAGCGTGTTCACCCGGAGCCAGGTCAATATAATTTTGGCCCGGCAAATACTTTTGTGGAGTTTGGGGAGGAAAATGAGATGTTCATAGTTGGCCATACACTGGTTTGGCATTCCCAGATTC
Coding sequences within:
- a CDS encoding DUF5686 family protein — protein: MLILFFTIIRPAFSQIEIEGTVFDSESGETLPSATVLLTGTYRGTITNAEGHFSLTVDELPVTLQVRYIGFETAQVEITQETSLPIEIELGLSVTELEEIIVTEKDPGLSIMERVIARKQIWRENLDTYQAEAYTRQILSNDTSIVSIIESSSIVFWNTEEGHREIQVSRTQTSNISEDQNFAGVNYQPNFYDDNVEIAGYNMVGITHPDAPKFYFFELQEVQQMDGKPVYKITVSPRRERQPTFIGTAWVLGRDYALLEVDLKPNEVVNFPPPIQEFNLSYQQQFSNYGGEFWLPVDMRVEGTVRVGMVGLRFPPFLFKQTSRISDYQVNTALPDSIYQKDEILMQADSTFIAEREMEIERIPLTADETTAYQTIDSTRTFEEAFKPEGFLARMVAEEDGSADDDSGFLNLLTNWLPDGLGVRGHFNRMDGYHLGLNYENEFDDTGFKISGFGGYSFHSEMWDVGINLNQELFEVGNTDIGLNAGFEQITDVRFESRFYSLGMNSVQSLIGTEDYFDYFRNEKMYAGITLEDLFGDTDLTLSANRENHISFDENSVFDYSLFGWHRTRRINPQIEDGTLHSISGELAYNKTGTDFGFAGKNQVIFSAEHSSDALGSDFNFTRLNLRADLHINTFYQRRLFANTLDLTFSGGTAIGDLPPQRLGIADVAMGRFTPFGVIKTRHSLPYAGSKYWTVYGEHNFRTIPFELLGINYFVDKGWGIILFGGAGYADSKDVEPFNLLLSNGVHTEIGASLNSVFGVVRLDFAKRLDAPGFFIGFSVPRYF
- a CDS encoding OmpA family protein — protein: MLKTFKFISSIILITSLMFAGCGPSGPGPEPDPLTLEYLMSLSDEELQQRDSDGDGVNDYDEIYVYETNPLEPDTDQDGLNDYDEIFEHGTDPLVADSDEDGLSDGDEVNVYNTDPLNADSDEDGLNDGDEINEYETDPLNPDTDGDGLSDGDEVNTHGTDPINNDTDGDGFSDGLEIEEGTNPLDPEDPPFIREGELNTINFGFDRSNIRDRAAQLLSLNVERLLDAQAFGVRIDAYTDHIGGDQYNLRLSVRRANSVADFYKQNGIAEDRIELRGLGKAPVPCAEAEMDANTPGCEKNRRAESHPVNPHSFTPMN
- a CDS encoding YpdA family putative bacillithiol disulfide reductase, coding for MVIIIGAGPIGLATAIELKNRDIPSLIIERGCLVNSIFHYPANMTFFSTSDKLEIGNVPFISHNPKPTRGEALEYYRRAAEHYDLNIRLYEEVESVTGKDGEYLVNTPKGSYKGEKVVLATGFYGQENLMNIPGEELPKVTHYYDDPHKYAWQDVVIVGAGNSGADAALETWRKNANVTMVVRESELKQTIKYWVLPDIENRIKEGSISAHFNSELVEIREDEVDIQTPEGIKTISNDFVLAMTGYHPHFGLMKKLGIDLTEDEKRMPVHNEKTLETNRKGLYVAGVVCGGMDTSSLFIENTRIHARHIAGHIDESL
- a CDS encoding alpha/beta fold hydrolase, which codes for MNHEKKSSFKSAPWCFNGHAHTILCSLIFESPGLHSEKLSIDTPDDDYLEIDVIDNGSASPVAVLFHGLEGHSRRFYITQLAEHLITRGFSTVAVNFRSCGGKMNRQRKFYHSGETDDLETVFKWVQDHFPKSPIFGAGFSLGGSALLNFLKKHNRYHPLQAISAISTPFELKKGSRNLENGFNRLYSILFLQTLTEKLKEKRAKYPDLPAFRGSTLYEFDDQITGPIHGFKDAEDYYYQCSSAFFVDQINTDTLVIHSRQDPMCPFKWTPVKQIRKNSKITAHFTPRGGHVGFWSLPNGWINKKIGDYFCDFI